In a single window of the Micromonospora sp. WMMD1155 genome:
- a CDS encoding ABC transporter substrate-binding protein — MGKRFYTLVAAWLTVALAAGGCGGTDGGGDPPDGGTDKVSYITAFGAVGRDAFAWVAKEKGYFAEVGIEVDIKEGAGNQQNLTALKSGQVQFGALDLTGAVIQAGKGEFTDWRAVAAVHQQTLISVMTTEDTDITTPKDLRGKTMATGTGSVTELLFPAYARLAGLDPSTVKIEGVQPTALNGLMASRRVDALGTFLLSRGALQTAARKDVVVLPYSDYLPDLFGNAIITTPSLIKDDPDLVQRFTKAALKGLAYTIEHPDEAATILNKAKPTYTVAAGKGEIEAMTPHVRPTDGAPIGFLDEARVAQTIAVLERADLIPSGLTPAAVMDPTFVKKS; from the coding sequence ATGGGTAAGCGCTTCTACACGCTCGTGGCGGCCTGGCTGACCGTGGCGCTCGCCGCCGGAGGCTGTGGCGGCACCGACGGCGGCGGCGACCCGCCCGACGGCGGCACCGACAAGGTCTCCTACATCACCGCGTTCGGGGCGGTGGGCCGGGACGCCTTCGCCTGGGTCGCCAAGGAGAAGGGCTACTTCGCGGAGGTCGGCATCGAGGTCGACATCAAGGAGGGCGCCGGCAACCAGCAGAACCTGACGGCGCTCAAGTCGGGGCAGGTCCAGTTCGGGGCCCTCGACCTGACCGGTGCCGTCATCCAGGCGGGCAAGGGCGAGTTCACCGACTGGCGGGCTGTCGCCGCCGTGCACCAGCAGACGTTGATCTCGGTGATGACCACCGAGGACACCGACATCACCACCCCGAAGGACCTCCGGGGCAAGACGATGGCGACCGGCACCGGCTCCGTGACCGAGTTGCTCTTCCCGGCGTACGCGCGGCTGGCCGGGCTCGATCCGTCGACGGTGAAGATCGAGGGCGTGCAGCCCACCGCCCTCAACGGGCTCATGGCGAGCCGTCGGGTCGACGCACTGGGCACGTTCCTGCTCAGCCGCGGCGCCCTGCAGACGGCCGCCCGCAAGGACGTCGTGGTCCTGCCCTACAGCGACTACCTGCCGGACCTGTTCGGCAACGCGATCATCACCACTCCGTCGCTCATCAAGGACGACCCCGACCTCGTGCAGCGGTTCACCAAGGCCGCGCTCAAGGGCTTGGCGTACACCATCGAGCACCCGGACGAGGCGGCGACGATCCTCAACAAGGCGAAGCCCACCTACACGGTGGCGGCGGGCAAGGGCGAGATCGAGGCGATGACCCCGCACGTCCGTCCCACCGACGGAGCCCCGATCGGGTTCCTGGACGAGGCGCGGGTGGCGCAGACCATTGCCGTCCTCGAACGCGCCGACCTGATCCCGTCGGGCCTGACGCCGGCGGCCGTCATGGACCCGACCTTCGTCAAGAAGTCGTGA
- a CDS encoding extracellular solute-binding protein, with translation MKRRRILATVAMLAVGTGLVACSSDEGGSDASNCTNTITKKELPVVTMWGWYPNTQLVVDNFNKQNNEVQVCWTNVGQGGDEYDKFQTAISAGTGAPDVIMVEADRIPTFQIQGALVDIKKYGYDAVKANYSEGAWKDVSVGDAVYGVPVDGGPMGMIYRKDIFDKYKITPPKTWAEYEQTAQKVKDAGGPLFGDLGANVPAVLMALQIQKGASPFTFDPAQPKSIGVKLNDQASKDVLDYWGGLVKKGLVGTQDQFTPEYISGVINGNYATYISAAWAPGYLTGAGVGKGQDTGKFAVAPLPQWDPANPVQVNWGGSAFSVTKQAKKPELAAKVAYGLYADKESLTDGWTNQIIFPLNLTALKDPAFIDLKVAFFDGQQANKEVYVPAADAYKGVQYAPFGQYYLDAMTKQVSEVIKGSITGSQAADRLQEDVAKYAKEQGFTVQ, from the coding sequence ATGAAGAGAAGACGGATACTCGCCACGGTTGCCATGCTCGCGGTCGGGACCGGCCTCGTCGCGTGCTCCTCCGACGAGGGCGGAAGTGACGCGAGCAACTGCACGAACACCATCACGAAGAAGGAACTGCCGGTCGTGACGATGTGGGGTTGGTACCCCAACACCCAACTCGTCGTCGACAACTTCAACAAGCAGAACAACGAGGTGCAGGTCTGCTGGACCAACGTCGGGCAGGGCGGTGACGAGTACGACAAGTTCCAGACCGCCATCTCGGCGGGCACCGGCGCACCGGACGTGATCATGGTCGAGGCGGACCGCATCCCGACCTTCCAGATCCAGGGCGCGCTCGTCGACATCAAGAAGTACGGCTACGACGCGGTCAAGGCCAACTACAGCGAGGGTGCCTGGAAGGACGTGTCGGTCGGTGACGCGGTCTACGGCGTCCCGGTCGACGGTGGGCCGATGGGCATGATCTACCGCAAGGACATCTTCGACAAGTACAAGATCACCCCGCCGAAGACCTGGGCCGAGTACGAGCAGACCGCGCAGAAGGTGAAGGACGCCGGTGGCCCGCTGTTCGGGGACCTCGGCGCGAACGTCCCGGCGGTCCTGATGGCGCTCCAGATCCAGAAGGGCGCCTCACCCTTCACCTTCGATCCGGCGCAGCCGAAGTCGATCGGCGTGAAGCTCAACGACCAGGCGTCCAAGGACGTGCTGGACTACTGGGGTGGCCTCGTCAAGAAGGGCCTGGTCGGGACGCAGGACCAGTTCACCCCGGAGTACATCTCCGGCGTGATCAATGGCAACTACGCGACCTACATCTCGGCGGCGTGGGCGCCCGGCTACCTCACCGGCGCGGGCGTCGGCAAGGGCCAGGACACCGGCAAGTTCGCGGTGGCACCGCTGCCGCAGTGGGACCCGGCCAACCCGGTGCAGGTGAACTGGGGCGGGTCGGCGTTCTCGGTGACCAAGCAGGCCAAGAAGCCGGAGTTGGCGGCGAAGGTCGCCTACGGGCTCTACGCCGACAAGGAGTCGCTCACCGACGGCTGGACCAACCAGATCATCTTCCCGCTGAACCTGACGGCACTCAAGGACCCCGCCTTCATCGACCTGAAGGTGGCGTTCTTCGACGGCCAGCAGGCGAACAAGGAGGTCTACGTCCCCGCCGCCGACGCCTACAAGGGCGTGCAGTACGCCCCCTTCGGTCAGTACTACCTCGACGCCATGACGAAGCAGGTCAGCGAGGTCATCAAGGGCTCCATCACCGGATCGCAGGCCGCGGACCGGCTCCAGGAGGACGTGGCGAAGTACGCCAAGGAACAAGGCTTCACCGTTCAGTGA
- a CDS encoding PIG-L deacetylase family protein: protein MSGRRMLVVGAHSADFVWRAAGAIATHTRAGGEALVLALSYGERGESGELWKDPQQTVENVKRLRHAEAERAAAAVGARFEAFDLGDYPLRIRDEDIDRLATLMREYVPHVVLTHPERDPFNPDHPAAHAAVATARQLTAGAGVSSGFRTAPPSEFLAFEPHQPELCGFVPTVFVDITEVMPAKREAMAAMAAQGYLREYYTQRADHRGNHARRVTGDAAIRQAEAFQRLIPNVVAAL from the coding sequence ATGAGCGGGCGGCGGATGCTGGTGGTGGGCGCCCACTCCGCGGACTTCGTCTGGCGGGCCGCCGGAGCCATCGCGACGCACACGCGGGCCGGCGGTGAGGCCCTCGTGTTGGCGCTCTCCTACGGTGAACGAGGCGAATCCGGTGAGCTGTGGAAGGACCCGCAGCAGACGGTGGAGAACGTCAAACGACTGCGGCACGCCGAGGCGGAACGAGCCGCCGCCGCGGTCGGCGCCCGGTTCGAGGCGTTCGACCTGGGCGACTACCCGCTCCGGATCCGCGACGAGGACATCGACCGGCTGGCGACGCTGATGCGCGAGTACGTCCCACACGTGGTGCTCACCCACCCCGAGCGCGACCCGTTCAACCCGGACCACCCGGCGGCGCACGCCGCGGTGGCGACCGCCCGGCAGCTCACCGCGGGCGCCGGAGTGTCCAGCGGCTTCCGGACCGCCCCGCCCTCGGAGTTCCTGGCCTTCGAACCCCACCAGCCGGAACTCTGCGGGTTCGTTCCCACCGTCTTCGTCGACATCACCGAGGTGATGCCGGCCAAGCGGGAGGCGATGGCGGCGATGGCGGCTCAGGGCTACCTGCGCGAGTACTACACCCAGCGCGCCGACCATCGGGGCAACCACGCCCGCCGGGTCACCGGTGACGCGGCCATCCGGCAGGCGGAGGCGTTCCAACGGTTGATCCCGAATGTCGTGGCGGCGCTGTGA
- a CDS encoding DUF6282 family protein has product MPDHPVPSARARAVVRDAYDTHVHVAPDVMARRIDDVDLAHRCAEVGLAGFVLKSHYVATAERAAVVRKVVPGVDVLGAVTLNGAMGGMNPVAVEVAARQGARIVWMPTVDSGNQRRSTATDLPGATPAMWGAFQADLHSQGIVPDPVEVVDAEGRVLDRVRQVLRVIARHDITLATGHLSGAEIAAVVRAAGEEGVRRIVVTHPEFTSQRLTPERQRELAEAGALLERCFTTPHSGKVDWADLFATIRSVGVAHSVLSSDLGQPFNPPVEDGLALFADRLFDAGFTEEEIHVMAVVNSRRLVTPV; this is encoded by the coding sequence ATGCCTGACCACCCGGTTCCCTCCGCCCGTGCGCGCGCCGTGGTCCGCGACGCCTACGACACGCACGTGCACGTGGCCCCCGACGTGATGGCCCGGCGCATCGACGACGTCGACCTGGCACACCGCTGCGCCGAGGTCGGGCTGGCCGGCTTCGTCCTCAAGTCCCACTACGTGGCGACGGCCGAGCGGGCCGCGGTGGTTCGTAAGGTGGTGCCCGGCGTCGACGTCCTCGGCGCCGTCACCCTCAACGGCGCGATGGGCGGGATGAACCCGGTCGCGGTCGAGGTCGCCGCGCGCCAGGGTGCGCGGATCGTCTGGATGCCGACGGTGGACTCCGGAAACCAGCGGCGCAGCACCGCCACCGATCTGCCGGGTGCCACACCGGCGATGTGGGGAGCCTTCCAAGCCGACCTGCACAGCCAGGGCATCGTGCCGGACCCGGTCGAGGTCGTCGACGCCGAGGGCCGGGTCCTCGACCGCGTACGCCAGGTGCTGCGGGTGATCGCCCGGCACGACATCACGCTCGCCACCGGCCACCTGAGCGGTGCCGAGATCGCCGCCGTGGTCCGGGCCGCAGGAGAGGAGGGGGTACGCCGGATCGTGGTCACCCACCCCGAGTTCACCTCGCAGCGGCTGACGCCCGAACGGCAGCGCGAGCTGGCCGAGGCGGGCGCCCTCCTGGAGCGCTGCTTCACGACCCCGCACTCGGGCAAGGTCGACTGGGCGGACCTGTTCGCCACCATCCGGTCGGTCGGCGTGGCGCACTCCGTCCTCTCCAGCGATCTGGGGCAACCGTTCAACCCGCCGGTGGAGGACGGTCTGGCGCTCTTCGCCGACCGCCTGTTCGACGCCGGCTTCACCGAAGAGGAGATCCACGTCATGGCGGTGGTCAACTCGCGCCGGCTGGTGACGCCGGTATGA
- a CDS encoding 4-carboxy-4-hydroxy-2-oxoadipate aldolase/oxaloacetate decarboxylase, translated as MNSARDAADVDPTMIEALSAAGVATVYEAAGRRGLIDVDLVQVVPGSRVAGAARTVVCGQDDNRAVHEAMTLVRPGEVLVLTMPEPAPVALIGELLATQAKVAGAAGVLVDAAVRDVDELRALGLPVWARWCRVRGATKRERGSLDMPVSVGGATVEPGDIVVLDADGAVVVRRTSVDAVVAATRSRTAREVGLRARLEAGEFSYDLHGMRTEDEPGGR; from the coding sequence GTGAACTCCGCCCGTGACGCGGCCGACGTCGACCCCACGATGATCGAGGCACTGTCCGCTGCGGGGGTGGCCACGGTCTACGAGGCCGCCGGCCGCCGTGGCCTGATCGATGTGGACCTCGTGCAGGTCGTGCCGGGTTCCCGGGTCGCCGGCGCCGCCCGGACCGTCGTGTGTGGCCAGGATGACAACCGGGCCGTGCACGAGGCCATGACGCTCGTGCGTCCGGGGGAGGTGCTGGTGCTCACCATGCCCGAGCCGGCTCCCGTCGCGCTGATCGGTGAGCTGCTGGCCACGCAGGCCAAGGTCGCCGGCGCGGCCGGTGTGCTGGTCGACGCGGCGGTACGGGACGTGGACGAACTCCGGGCACTCGGCCTGCCGGTCTGGGCCCGCTGGTGTCGGGTGCGCGGAGCCACCAAACGCGAGCGGGGCTCGCTCGACATGCCGGTGTCGGTGGGCGGTGCGACGGTCGAGCCGGGGGACATCGTGGTGCTCGACGCCGACGGGGCCGTGGTGGTGCGGCGGACGAGCGTGGACGCCGTGGTCGCCGCGACGAGGAGCCGGACGGCCAGGGAGGTCGGATTGCGGGCCCGGCTGGAAGCCGGCGAGTTCAGTTACGACCTGCACGGAATGCGGACGGAGGACGAGCCCGGCGGGCGGTAG
- a CDS encoding carbohydrate ABC transporter permease — MTAPTSARSGPRRPQRYLPMQILLGFLVIYFLVPFWWIIVNSSKDAAGLFGGDNTLWFADQVDYLGNLKQLFTHDGGIYLRWILNSTLYAVAGGVGATILAVMAGYGFAKYRFAARRFSFAVVLGALMVPATALVIPTFIMFSQLGLTNTVWAVILPSLLNPFGVYLMHVYARDAVPDELLDAARVDGAGEVRTFLQIALPMMRPAVVTVLLLSAVASWNNYFLPLAMLSDNRLFPVTVGLGLWQGIASANNAGGTSLWSLIILGSLVSVIPLIIAFFSLQRHWRGGLSVGGLR; from the coding sequence ATGACCGCCCCCACGAGCGCCCGCTCCGGCCCCCGTCGGCCGCAGCGCTATCTCCCCATGCAGATCCTCCTCGGCTTCCTGGTGATCTATTTCCTCGTGCCGTTCTGGTGGATCATCGTCAACAGCTCCAAGGACGCGGCCGGCCTGTTCGGCGGCGACAACACCCTGTGGTTCGCCGACCAGGTCGACTACCTCGGCAACCTGAAGCAGCTGTTCACCCACGACGGGGGCATCTACCTCAGGTGGATCCTCAACTCCACGCTGTACGCCGTCGCCGGTGGTGTCGGCGCCACGATCCTGGCGGTGATGGCCGGGTACGGGTTCGCCAAGTACCGGTTCGCGGCCCGGCGGTTCAGCTTCGCCGTCGTGCTCGGTGCGTTGATGGTCCCCGCCACCGCGCTGGTCATCCCGACCTTCATCATGTTCTCCCAGCTCGGCCTGACGAACACGGTCTGGGCGGTGATCCTCCCGTCGCTGCTCAACCCGTTCGGGGTCTACCTGATGCACGTCTACGCGCGCGACGCGGTCCCCGACGAGCTCCTGGACGCGGCCCGGGTGGACGGTGCGGGGGAGGTGCGGACGTTCCTCCAGATCGCCCTTCCGATGATGCGGCCCGCGGTGGTCACCGTGCTGCTCCTGTCGGCGGTGGCGTCCTGGAACAACTACTTCCTGCCCCTGGCGATGCTCTCCGACAACCGGCTCTTCCCGGTCACCGTCGGTCTCGGCCTGTGGCAGGGGATCGCGTCGGCGAACAACGCGGGTGGCACCTCGCTGTGGAGCCTCATCATCCTGGGCTCGCTCGTGTCGGTGATTCCGCTGATCATCGCGTTCTTCAGCCTGCAACGACACTGGCGCGGCGGACTGTCCGTCGGAGGGCTCCGCTAG
- a CDS encoding ABC transporter permease: MTGDSRARRRWQTLGLPALGAVLATGLWWLSTWAFDIEPFFLPAPPDVVDAFLRLPGHLAQQTWITFLETIIGFGIAAAGGLLLAVLLAASRTVERMVLPMIAGINAVPKVALAPLLLVWIGFGYEAKIVMVVLLCFFPILISTMAGLTSTPNDLAELARSLSASWWQTFLKVRLPWALPQIFVGLKVATSLAIIGAIIGEVINPQAGLGAVIASSGQSADTPLAFAALILLALMGALLFYLMAGLERLLVPWARAISS; this comes from the coding sequence GTGACCGGCGACTCCCGGGCACGACGACGCTGGCAGACCCTCGGGCTGCCGGCCCTGGGCGCGGTGCTCGCGACCGGGCTCTGGTGGCTGTCCACCTGGGCCTTCGACATCGAACCGTTCTTCCTGCCGGCACCACCGGACGTCGTCGACGCGTTCCTGCGGCTGCCCGGTCACCTCGCCCAGCAGACCTGGATCACCTTCCTGGAGACGATCATCGGGTTCGGGATCGCCGCGGCGGGCGGGCTCCTGCTCGCCGTCCTGCTCGCCGCGTCGCGGACCGTCGAGCGGATGGTCCTCCCGATGATCGCCGGCATCAACGCGGTGCCGAAGGTGGCGCTCGCGCCGCTGCTCCTGGTCTGGATCGGCTTCGGCTACGAGGCCAAGATCGTGATGGTGGTGCTGCTCTGCTTCTTTCCGATCCTGATCTCGACCATGGCCGGCCTGACCTCGACACCGAACGACCTCGCTGAGCTGGCCCGCTCCCTGTCCGCCTCATGGTGGCAGACCTTCCTCAAGGTCCGACTCCCGTGGGCCCTGCCGCAGATCTTCGTCGGCCTGAAGGTGGCGACCTCACTGGCCATCATCGGCGCGATCATCGGCGAAGTGATCAACCCACAGGCCGGGCTGGGCGCGGTGATCGCCAGCTCCGGTCAGTCCGCCGACACCCCGCTCGCGTTCGCGGCGCTGATCCTGCTCGCCCTCATGGGCGCGCTGCTCTTCTACCTGATGGCCGGGCTCGAACGACTCCTCGTGCCGTGGGCGCGAGCGATCTCCTCCTGA
- a CDS encoding IlvD/Edd family dehydratase: MSTTNRPLRSAQWFGAEGRNGFIHRSWMRNQGFADDVFDGRPVIGIATTWSELTPCNAHLRDLAESVKRGVWESGGLPLEFPAMSLGEPLMRPTTMLYRNLLAMELEESVRANPLDAVVLLSGCDKTTPGLLMGAASVDLPTLMLTGGPMLNGKFRGQDIGSGTVVWRFTEEMRAGRMSAADCAEAEVGMSRSRGHCMTMGTASTMACVTEALGVQLPGAAAVPAVDSRRYALAHAAGRRIVAMVEQDQRLSTVLTREAFENAVRVNAAIGGSTNAVVHLLAVAGRLGVPLSLEDFDALTADVPMLVNLMPSGAYLMEDFAYAGGVPAVMAEIAPLLHMDHVTVSGKSVADNVEGVQCWNRDVIATMAEPFQPAGSGTVVLRGSLAPSGAVLKVSAASAHLLTHTGPALVFDRIEEYVVAADDPDLDVTPDTVIVVRNAGPRGYPGFPEVGNVPMPRRLLADGITDMVRISDARMSGTGYGTCILHVAPEASVGGPLALVRTGDLVRVDVATRSLDLLVDDAEIAQRRAAWQPPPPVADRGWVRLYSEHVLQADQGADLDFLVGSSGSDVPRHSH, from the coding sequence ATGTCGACGACGAATCGACCGCTGCGCAGCGCGCAGTGGTTCGGTGCGGAGGGCCGCAACGGGTTCATCCATCGGTCCTGGATGCGCAACCAGGGGTTCGCGGACGACGTCTTCGACGGGCGCCCGGTGATCGGCATCGCCACCACCTGGTCGGAGCTGACCCCCTGCAACGCCCACCTGCGGGACCTGGCCGAGTCGGTGAAGCGGGGCGTGTGGGAGAGCGGCGGCCTGCCGCTGGAGTTTCCGGCGATGAGCCTGGGTGAACCCCTCATGCGGCCCACCACCATGCTCTACCGCAACCTGTTGGCGATGGAGTTGGAGGAGTCGGTCCGAGCCAACCCGCTCGACGCGGTCGTCCTGCTCTCCGGCTGCGACAAGACCACCCCCGGCCTGCTGATGGGAGCGGCGAGCGTCGACCTGCCGACTTTGATGCTGACCGGTGGCCCGATGCTCAACGGCAAGTTCCGGGGGCAGGACATCGGGTCGGGCACGGTCGTCTGGCGCTTCACCGAGGAGATGCGGGCGGGCCGGATGAGCGCGGCCGACTGCGCGGAGGCGGAGGTCGGCATGTCCCGCAGTCGGGGGCACTGCATGACCATGGGGACCGCCTCCACGATGGCCTGTGTGACCGAGGCGTTGGGCGTGCAGCTCCCGGGGGCCGCCGCCGTGCCGGCTGTCGACTCCCGGCGGTACGCGCTCGCGCACGCCGCCGGACGCCGGATCGTAGCCATGGTCGAGCAGGACCAACGGTTGTCGACGGTGCTCACCAGGGAGGCGTTCGAGAACGCGGTACGCGTCAACGCCGCGATCGGCGGTTCGACGAACGCCGTCGTCCACCTGCTCGCGGTGGCCGGACGCCTCGGTGTCCCGCTGTCGCTGGAGGACTTCGACGCCCTCACCGCCGACGTGCCCATGCTGGTCAACCTCATGCCCTCCGGGGCGTACCTCATGGAGGACTTCGCCTACGCGGGCGGCGTCCCGGCGGTGATGGCGGAGATCGCTCCGCTGCTGCACATGGACCACGTGACCGTCAGCGGAAAGAGCGTGGCCGACAACGTCGAGGGCGTGCAGTGCTGGAACCGGGACGTCATCGCCACCATGGCGGAGCCGTTCCAGCCCGCCGGCTCGGGCACCGTGGTGCTGCGCGGGTCACTCGCGCCGTCCGGGGCGGTGTTGAAGGTCTCCGCGGCCTCCGCCCACCTGCTCACGCACACCGGGCCGGCGCTCGTCTTCGACCGGATCGAGGAGTACGTCGTCGCGGCCGACGACCCGGACCTCGACGTCACCCCGGACACGGTGATCGTGGTGCGCAACGCCGGGCCACGTGGCTATCCCGGGTTCCCGGAGGTGGGCAACGTCCCCATGCCACGACGGCTGCTCGCCGACGGCATCACCGACATGGTGCGGATCTCCGACGCCAGGATGAGCGGCACCGGGTACGGCACCTGCATCCTGCACGTGGCCCCGGAGGCGTCGGTGGGCGGCCCGCTCGCGTTGGTGCGCACCGGCGACCTGGTCCGCGTCGACGTGGCGACGCGGTCCCTGGACCTGCTCGTCGACGACGCGGAGATCGCCCAGCGCCGCGCCGCCTGGCAACCACCACCGCCGGTCGCCGACCGGGGATGGGTGCGCCTGTACAGCGAGCACGTCCTGCAGGCCGACCAGGGCGCGGATCTGGACTTCCTGGTCGGCAGCAGCGGCAGCGACGTGCCCCGGCACTCGCACTGA
- a CDS encoding sugar ABC transporter permease, translating into MTLLTEKRAPGARNEARKIRGKVHLREHLMGWLFVGPFGIVFLAFLIAPLAYALYLSLFQKKLIGGTSFVLFDNYVKAFTDPSFLSGAWFVIRFSLVSIPVQIVLALAMALILDAVTTLFARFSRLMIFLPYAIPTVIGAVMWGFLYSKGFGPLTDIFGLFGATAPDFLSSDLIFYGLLNVVTWQWAGYYMIILYAALQGVDPTLYEAARMDGAGRWQIATRIKIPLIAPALILILVFSLIGTLQFFNEPQILRYLAAGTIRTDFTPNMYAYEQAFSLANFNYGSAISFALGGVVFICVYVFLFFTRKRRSFL; encoded by the coding sequence ATGACACTCCTGACCGAGAAGCGCGCACCGGGTGCTCGCAACGAGGCACGCAAGATCCGTGGCAAGGTACACCTCCGCGAGCACCTGATGGGCTGGCTCTTCGTCGGACCGTTCGGGATCGTCTTCCTGGCGTTCCTCATCGCGCCGCTCGCGTACGCGTTGTATCTCAGTCTCTTCCAGAAGAAGCTGATCGGCGGGACCAGCTTCGTCCTCTTCGACAACTACGTGAAGGCGTTCACCGACCCGAGCTTCCTGTCCGGGGCGTGGTTCGTCATCCGCTTCTCGCTCGTCTCCATTCCGGTCCAGATCGTCCTCGCGCTCGCGATGGCGCTCATCCTGGACGCGGTGACCACGCTGTTCGCTCGCTTCTCCCGCCTGATGATCTTCCTGCCGTACGCGATTCCGACAGTCATCGGAGCCGTGATGTGGGGGTTCCTCTACAGCAAGGGCTTCGGCCCGCTCACCGACATCTTCGGGCTGTTCGGCGCCACCGCCCCGGACTTCCTGAGCAGTGACCTGATCTTCTATGGCCTGCTCAACGTCGTCACCTGGCAGTGGGCCGGCTATTACATGATCATCTTGTACGCGGCGTTGCAGGGCGTCGACCCCACCCTCTACGAGGCCGCCCGGATGGACGGCGCCGGGCGGTGGCAGATCGCGACGCGGATCAAGATCCCGTTGATCGCGCCCGCGCTGATCCTGATCCTGGTCTTCTCGCTCATCGGCACCCTGCAGTTCTTCAACGAACCACAGATCCTGCGATACCTCGCCGCGGGCACGATCAGGACGGACTTCACCCCCAACATGTACGCGTACGAGCAGGCGTTCTCGCTGGCCAACTTCAACTACGGGTCGGCGATCTCGTTCGCCCTCGGCGGCGTCGTCTTCATCTGCGTCTACGTCTTCCTGTTCTTCACCCGCAAGCGGAGGAGTTTCCTCTGA
- a CDS encoding alkaline phosphatase PhoX: protein MPSSRRTFLAGGAAAGVGLAVAGGLPSLAQASPGRPHPPVTSGHVPFPPLVDDPKGVLALPEGFSYTVVTRTGVTRLDRGQGMTPADHDGMAVYDAGHGRYTLIQNHEIDPGAEFGVPHAKGTVYDPGAVDAGGCTVIKTDRAGRNLGEFVALSGTISNCAGGPTPWGTWLTCEETEDRAGDEWEEGDRTGTYQKDHGYVFEVWADGSADPRPIKCLGRYSHEALAIDKDRTHIYLSEDADEPNGLFYRWSAPRGVKLGPGVLTRLAPNAGVLAAMQIIMDDGSVLPDVAYLTSAQLGRPFPVRWIEVPDRDARHTSVREQFADGQVTRGRKFEGVWSTDEGVYVVNSYAWDEGDLPSDAAPHDGMVWFYNFKDQTIQLVTYFPHQTSSEEGTPVKYTDITFDGPDNVTVTPWGSLVLAEDGKGASHVLSTIPGGPTYAIARNMLNDSEFCGPTFSADGRVLFVNMQDPGLTLAITGPWEKYLG, encoded by the coding sequence GTGCCTTCCTCTCGTCGTACCTTCCTCGCCGGTGGCGCCGCCGCCGGTGTGGGCCTCGCCGTCGCCGGCGGCCTGCCGTCGCTGGCGCAGGCCAGCCCGGGGCGCCCGCACCCGCCGGTCACGTCCGGCCACGTGCCGTTCCCGCCGCTGGTGGACGACCCCAAGGGCGTCCTCGCCCTGCCGGAGGGCTTCAGCTACACGGTGGTCACCCGGACCGGTGTCACCCGGCTGGACCGTGGTCAGGGCATGACCCCGGCCGACCACGACGGCATGGCCGTCTACGACGCCGGCCACGGCCGTTACACCCTGATCCAGAACCACGAGATCGACCCGGGCGCCGAGTTCGGCGTGCCGCACGCCAAGGGGACGGTGTACGACCCGGGCGCCGTCGACGCCGGTGGCTGCACCGTGATCAAGACCGACCGTGCGGGCCGGAACCTCGGTGAGTTCGTCGCCCTCTCCGGCACCATCTCCAACTGCGCCGGCGGACCGACCCCCTGGGGTACCTGGCTGACCTGCGAGGAGACCGAGGACCGCGCCGGTGACGAGTGGGAAGAGGGCGACCGGACCGGCACGTACCAGAAGGACCACGGCTACGTCTTCGAGGTCTGGGCCGACGGCAGCGCGGACCCGCGGCCGATCAAGTGCCTGGGCCGCTACTCCCACGAGGCCCTCGCGATCGACAAGGACCGCACCCACATCTACCTCTCCGAGGACGCCGACGAGCCCAACGGCCTCTTCTACCGCTGGTCGGCGCCGCGCGGCGTCAAGCTCGGCCCCGGCGTGCTGACCCGTCTCGCGCCGAACGCGGGCGTCCTCGCCGCCATGCAGATCATCATGGACGACGGGTCGGTGCTGCCGGACGTCGCCTACCTGACCTCCGCCCAACTGGGCCGCCCCTTCCCCGTCCGGTGGATCGAGGTGCCGGACCGCGACGCGCGGCACACGTCCGTGCGCGAGCAGTTCGCCGACGGCCAGGTCACCCGCGGACGCAAGTTCGAGGGCGTGTGGAGCACCGACGAGGGCGTGTACGTCGTCAACTCCTACGCCTGGGACGAGGGTGACCTGCCGTCCGACGCCGCGCCGCACGACGGCATGGTGTGGTTCTACAACTTCAAGGACCAGACCATCCAGCTGGTCACGTACTTCCCGCACCAGACCTCCTCCGAGGAGGGGACGCCGGTCAAGTACACCGACATCACCTTCGACGGCCCGGACAACGTGACGGTCACCCCGTGGGGGAGCCTGGTGCTCGCCGAGGACGGCAAGGGCGCCTCCCACGTGCTGAGCACCATCCCGGGCGGCCCGACGTACGCGATCGCCCGCAACATGCTCAACGACTCGGAGTTCTGCGGGCCGACCTTCAGCGCCGACGGCAGGGTGCTCTTCGTCAACATGCAGGACCCGGGCCTCACGCTGGCCATCACCGGCCCGTGGGAGAAGTACCTGGGCTGA